GCCGACATCATCGTTCGGGTCGGCGACGACGGCGGCGTGGTCAGGGTTCGCGACCTGGGCCGCGTCGAACTGGGGTCGAACCAGTACGCGGTCCGCAGCCTGCTGGACAACCAGCCGGCCGCCGCGATCCAGATCCTCCAGGATCCGCAGGCCAGCGCCATCGAAGTCTCGGCCGCCGTCCGTGAGACGATGGCGCGCCTGGCGGCGGAGTTCCCCGATGGCATCGAGCACCGCATCGTCTACGACCCGACCCTCTTCGTACGGGCGTCGATCCGCAATGTGATCGTCACGTTGTTCGAAGCGACCGCCCTCGTCGTGCTGGTGGTGCTGCTGTTCCTGCAGACCTGGCGGGCTTCCATCATCCCCGTGGTCGCGGTGCCGGTGTCGCTGATTGGCACGTTGGCGGTGATGCACGCGTTTGGTTTCACCCTCAACACGCTCTCGCTGTTCGGGTTGGTGCTGTCGATTGGCATCGTGGTGGACGATGCGATCGTGGTCGTAGAGAACGTCGAGCGTCACCTCGAGCAGGGGCGCACGCCGCGAGACGCCGCGATCCAGGCCATGAATGAAGTGACCAGTCCCATCCTGGCGATCACCGCGGTCCTGTCGGCGGTGTTCGTGCCCGCGGCGTTCATGGGCGGGTTGTCCGGCCAGTTCTACCGTCAGTTTGCATTGACCATCGCCATTTCGACGGTGTTGTCGGCGATCAACTCGCTGACGCTCTCGCCGGCGCTGGCGGCGATGATCCTGCGTCCGCAGGGCGCGCCGGCCGACTGGCTGACCCGGCTCCTGGACGTGACGATTGGGCCGCTGACACGTCGCTTCAATGCGCTGTTCGAGCAGGCGTCGGGTTCGTATGTCGCGGCGGTCAGCCGCAGCGTCCGGTTTGCGGGCGTCACGGGCCTGGTCTACGCCGGGCTGCTGGTGCTCGCCTGGTTCGGGTTTACGCGCGTGCCGTCCGGCTTTGTGCCGGCTCAGGACAAGTACTACCTCGTGGGCATCGCGCAGCTGCCGAATGGAGCATCGCTCGACCGCACCGAAGCCGTGGTCCGTCAGATGACGCAGATCGCGCTCGAGCAACCGGGCGTGGAGAGTGTCGTGGCGTTCCCGGGCTTCTCCATCAACGGCTTCGTCGCCAGCCCCAATTCCGCGGTGATGTTCGCCATGCTCGACCCCTTCGAATCACGCGGCTCCGACAGCCTGGGCGCCGGTGCGATTGCCGGCGCGCTCAATCAGCGGTTCACGACCATCGGTGGCGCGATGGCGGCGATGTTCCCGCCGCCGCCGGTGCCGGGCCTGGGCACGATTGGCGGGTTCAAGCTGCAGATTGAAGACCGCGGTAACCTGGGCGATCGCGCCCTGTTCGAGGCGATGCAGAAAGTAGTGGGCGACGCGCGCCAGTCGCCGCTGCTCACGGGCGTGTTCTCCAACTACCAGGTCGATGTGCCCCAAGTGTTCTTCGACCTGGACCGCGACCGCGCCAAGCACCTGAACGTGCCCCTCGAGCGGGTCTTCGAGACACTGCAGGTGTATCTCGGCTCACTCTACGTCAACGACTTCAACATGCTCGGCCGTACCTACCAGGTCACCGTGCAAGCCGACCAGCGGTTCCGTGCCGACGCGGACCAGATCGGCGTGTTGCAGGTCCGCAGCGACGATGGCGCCATGCTGCCGATGTCGGCCCTGGCGGCCGTGCGTCCAGACGCCGGCCCCGATCCCGTGTCCAGGTACAACGGGTTTGTCGCGGCCGATATCAACGGCGGTCCGGCGCCGGGCGTGAGCTCGGGACAGGCGGTCGCCGAGATGACCCGGATCCTGGACGAGGCGCTGCCGCCGGGGTTTGCGTACGAATGGACCGACCTCACGTATCAGCAGATGCGGGAAGGGCGTGGTGCCCAGGTCGTGTTTGCGCTCGCCGTGCTGCTGGCCTTCCTATTGCTCGCC
This genomic interval from Acidobacteriota bacterium contains the following:
- a CDS encoding multidrug efflux RND transporter permease subunit, giving the protein MNLSRVFIDRPIAAIVLSAMIVIAGALSLGGLPLTEYPQVTPPTVVVRAAYPGANPTVIAETVAAPLEQEINGVEGMLYMSSQASGNGALTLTVTFEAGVDADMAQVQVQNRVSRAAPRLPQEVQRLGITTQKASPDILMVVHLLSPEDRYDPLYLSNFAALRIRDELARIPGVGDVLIFGAGDYSLRVWLDPDKVAARSLTAGDVVRAIREQNVQVAAGAVGQQPSAGSAFQLAVNATGRLTDPEEFADIIVRVGDDGGVVRVRDLGRVELGSNQYAVRSLLDNQPAAAIQILQDPQASAIEVSAAVRETMARLAAEFPDGIEHRIVYDPTLFVRASIRNVIVTLFEATALVVLVVLLFLQTWRASIIPVVAVPVSLIGTLAVMHAFGFTLNTLSLFGLVLSIGIVVDDAIVVVENVERHLEQGRTPRDAAIQAMNEVTSPILAITAVLSAVFVPAAFMGGLSGQFYRQFALTIAISTVLSAINSLTLSPALAAMILRPQGAPADWLTRLLDVTIGPLTRRFNALFEQASGSYVAAVSRSVRFAGVTGLVYAGLLVLAWFGFTRVPSGFVPAQDKYYLVGIAQLPNGASLDRTEAVVRQMTQIALEQPGVESVVAFPGFSINGFVASPNSAVMFAMLDPFESRGSDSLGAGAIAGALNQRFTTIGGAMAAMFPPPPVPGLGTIGGFKLQIEDRGNLGDRALFEAMQKVVGDARQSPLLTGVFSNYQVDVPQVFFDLDRDRAKHLNVPLERVFETLQVYLGSLYVNDFNMLGRTYQVTVQADQRFRADADQIGVLQVRSDDGAMLPMSALAAVRPDAGPDPVSRYNGFVAADINGGPAPGVSSGQAVAEMTRILDEALPPGFAYEWTDLTYQQMREGRGAQVVFALAVLLAFLLLAAQYNSWTLPLSVMVVIPAVLFSAVAGLWLTGRDNNIFTQIGLVVLIGLAAKNAILIVEFARRREDDGVPLMAAVLEACRLRLRPVLMTSLAFIMGVVPLALATGAGAEMRRAMGVAVFSGMLGVTLFGLILTPVAYYLVRRMRTRLVAPTVGAIAEGAVRA